One region of Chryseobacterium sp. SORGH_AS_0447 genomic DNA includes:
- a CDS encoding phosphomannose isomerase type II C-terminal cupin domain, translating into MEHDIRPWGEYWVLEDAETHKVKRILVNPGGRLSLQYHHHRAEVWTMVSGIGTITINDEIKNYKAREVAQIPLVTHHRMDNKTKDPVIFIEVQYGTYFGEDDIVRVEDDYNRV; encoded by the coding sequence TTGGAACACGATATAAGACCCTGGGGAGAATACTGGGTTTTAGAAGATGCTGAAACGCATAAAGTAAAGAGAATTCTGGTTAATCCGGGAGGAAGGCTTTCCTTACAATATCATCATCACAGGGCTGAAGTCTGGACTATGGTATCAGGAATAGGAACGATCACCATAAATGATGAAATTAAAAATTATAAAGCGAGAGAGGTTGCACAGATCCCTTTAGTAACGCATCACCGTATGGATAACAAAACTAAGGATCCGGTTATTTTTATAGAAGTACAATACGGAACTTACTTCGGTGAGGACGATATTGTAAGAGTGGAAGATGATTACAACAGAGTATGA